CACATGGGCTCACTGAATAATCTCTAATTTGGGAGTGGAGCAGCAGAAGGTCCCCAAATTAACCTCACTTTTGTCCTTTCCATTTCACTTGGAGCTCCATGGGCCTGAATGTCTGGGGTCATCGACAGTAAGGCTCCAGATATCTAGAGCAGTTCATCTCATACACTGATGGTAGCAAGAACCTGCCTGAGATATTCGAGTCAGGGGTGGAGCTGCGGTGGGAGCCAGCTCAAAGAAAGGACTCACTTTCATTTTAGACTACTGACTGAAGAGAAACTGAACGTGCAGAGGGCAAGGAAGAAATGCCAAAGACTAGTTGAGATGACAATGCAATGTAAACACTTCTCAGAagacaggagcacctggctggctcagtcagtggaacatgtaactcttgatcttggggttgtgagtttgagccccacactgggtgtagagattactcaaaaataaagtctttaggggcccctgggtggtgtagttggttaagtgcccaactcttgatttcagctagggtagtgatctcaggggtgtgggaTGAAGTCACATATTGGGCTctatactcagcagggagtaggcttcagattctctctgcccctcccccacttgcattCTTTATctcataaataatctttttttttaaagattacttatttatttattcatagagacacagagagagaatgagaggcagagacacaggcagagggagaagcaggctccatgcagagagcccgacgtgggacttgatccagggtctccaggatcatgccctgagctgcaggcggcgctaaaccgctgcgccacaggggctaccctaaataaataaatcttaaatgaaaatctttaaggctgcctgggtgacttagccagttaggcatctttttttttttttttaagattttatttatttattcatgaaagacacggagagagagaggcagagacataggcagagggagaagcagactccatgtagggagcccgatgtgggactcgatcctgggtctccaggatcatgccctgagctgaaggcagacgctcagccactgagccactcaggtgtcctggcatctgactcttgatttcagttcaggtcttgatttcagggttgtgagttttattaaaaaaaaaaaaaaaagtaaaataaagataggTGGCTGTGCACAGAATATCTCAGAAAGGCTGCACTAGAAAGTGCTGATAGTGAGTGCCCCTGGTAAAAGAGGGAGTTTGGGGGTGGAGCTTGGATGTAGGAGGGAGCTTGACTTCTTCTTGTGTGAGGCGAACGTGATAACCACTACACTACGGAAACCAGCCAACTTCTTCTTGTGATACACCTTTTGTACCATGTAAGTTCTGTACTGTGCATGAGGtattgattaaaaattaatttttgcagTCTTGCATGTCAGAAGACTTCATAGGAATGTGGCAGGTGCTAAATAAACATGTAAACCATTGTACTATTTCAGGACCTAGCATTTAtagagtgcctactgtgtgccaagggCCCTTTGGCAACACCCGTTTTACAGATCTTAGGAAATGGAAGCTCAGCTAGGAAGGAGCCAAGTGGGGACTCCTCCCAGGTCTGCTGGAAGCCAGAGCTCTGCTCCTCAGCAAGGACCACACAGCCTTGCTCCCTGGAGTGAGCAGTTGGAGGCACCAGATGCTCTGGCAGAATCCAGAGAGATGCCATCTGTGAGGGAAACCTATTCTTAGAGAGCAGAGACAGTCGGTGGTGCAGCCCCCCGCAGCAGTGGGGGGATGCTGGGCAGGCAGAGAGCCAAGGCTCTACCTTCAGCTGAGAAAGAGGAGAGGCTAAAAGCAGGGGCTACTCAGTTCTTAGGACCACCCTTCCTCCTATGTTTGGATGCTATATTAGaaataacagcaaacatttattgagtgcttactttATACTCATCATATTGTTTAATCCACCAGACCATCCTGTGAAGTGAGTGATATTAGCatgcctattttatagatgaagaaacaggggTACAGAatggttaagtcacttgcccgaGCAAACAAGGCTGAGCTCAGGCACACCTGCTCCAAAACCTATGTCCATAACCCCCAACTACTCTCAGCTTGCTGAGAGGCCAATTTTAGTTTGAGTTTCCTCAATAGCAGACCCCAAGACAAAGATTTCAGTACAAGTGGTTTATTTGGGAAGTggtcccatgttaggggcatgaGCAAGACAGGGAAGGGGGGCTAGTTATCAAGCAAGTGACCATTGCAGGCAGCCATAGTTCAGCCCTGCTGGGGAACTCTGAGAGTCAGTGTGGAGCACGCACCTCAGAGTTATCGGATGTGTTAATCCTCCAGACCTGCTGTGGGTGCCAGAGCAGGTGCCAGTGGCAAGCGAGAGCCCTCAGGCAGAAAGATATAGTAGTGGCAGTTGGAAAAGTTGGCTGGTGTGCAGCAAAGCAGTAAGCTAGAGGGGATTGGGTGGAGCACCTCCAGCATCTGCTTGCTGATGGCCACCTTCTTCctccccaggaccttgggattctCCAAGCGTGCAGCACAACATAATGGCTGAGAACACTGCTGTTAGAATCAGACATAATCCCATTGTGATGACCTAACAggtctgtgactcagtttcctcatttgtaacaGGATGACAGTCGGCTGCATATCATTCCCTACTACCTTGTTACTCCAGGTATAGCTCAAACCGGCAGCACCAACAGCCTGTGAGAAACACAGAATCTCTGGCCCCACTCCAAACTCACTAAGTCAGAATCTACACTTTAATAAGAGCACCAGTGACTCATGTGAACATTTCTACTAGTACTTTCTAAAAAGAGACTGAAGTATTCCTACTAGACCAAATTGGTGGGCCATGGAGCAAATCTTCCTGGAGACCTGTTTGATTTGTCCGGCGCAGTGATCTTAAAAATCAGACTGGACGTGAGTCTCCAGTTCCCCATGCTGCCATCACTTCCTAATgcactgcattttctttttttttttttttaagattttatttatctattcatgatagacacagagagagagaacagcagagagggaagcaggctccatgcaaggagcccaatgcgggactcaatcccgggacctcaggatcatgccctgggtggaaggcaggcgctaaaccactgagccacccagggatcccctgcacagCATTTTCATTTATGCACCTTGCCAGACCCCTCTGGGCATCTGAGTTTGCAGCCTCCTCTGAAACCCATCCTATAACTAGCTAATATTTGCATAGCATAGCTTAGGTTTCTAAATTTAACATAaggcactggaaaaaaaaaagggggggttttGAACCCAGACAGCTCTGGGTTTAAACCCTGATTTGGCTATCATAATGGTTGTAttatcttgggcaagttacttcccGCCTCTGACCCTCAGtgtccacatctgtaaaatgaggatcaaAATACGTAACTGCAAGGTCATTGTATGGGTTGAAAATAATATCTGCAAAGCACCTGGGGGGGAAGTAGGAGCTCACTAAATTGAAATAATTAGTAGTAGCAGCTCTTATAATTATACAAGTCCAATGTGGACCCTGGATGTGTATTAggattatcctcattttacacgAAACTAAGGCTCTGAGAGGTTAAAAatcttccccaaggtcacacagtagtGGAGTGAGGATTCAAACTCATATCCCCCTAGCTCTATATCTGCACTGTCCACTAGAATTTTCTGCCAGGATGAACGTGTTCCATATCTGTgttatccaatatggtagccactagccacacatggctaCAGAGCACTTGAGATATGGCTGGTTTCAATTGAGACACACTCTAAGTATATACCACATGCCTGATTCTGAAGACTCAGTACAAGaacaaaggatataaaatatctctaatttttatattaatttttatatgttaaaataatattttagaaatcctGGGTTAAAATATATAAGATTAATCTCACctgcttctttctgcttttttttcacGTGGCTACTAAGGAAAATTACGATTACATATATGGATCATGATATGTTCCATTAGACAGTGGAATCCTAGAGTGTCTCTAATAGAATACCACCTGAGCCGAGgagtttaatattttctaaaaacatatttgCAACCTTCTGCCCACAAGCAAGGAGCCCTGTTCCATAGAATGGTCGAAGACCGTACCCACCAGAAAGAGACTTCAGGGCCCTCCTCTGAGCTCGATGACCCCTGACACCCAGAGGGGGTGGTTTTCCCTGGTCTCACAGTAGCCAGCAACACAGCTAGAATGACGTCCAAGGCTCCATAGCCCTATTCACCATTCAAGAGTACCTAATGGGATGTGGAAATCAGTGCTTTTGCTTCGGCAAATGGAACCCTGGGACAATATAAGTTGGAGTCCAAGAATCATGATCTTGAGAAGGAAGGATCCTTTGGGATGATTCACCGATGGAGCCAATCTCGAGTGAAGAAGCCCCCATCAGCACCTTAGGGCCATGTTATTTTGAGGGGAGGCTCTTGTTGTAGAGGAGGAAATCTGAGATGTCATGCCATACATTGCTATCCTGGTACAGGTATGTCATGGAGGACTGCAGTGAGGGCTGCAGAGTGGGCCGATGGTACTCAAAGAGCCACAGCACCAGCCCCCACACGACTGCGGTGAACAGACGGAATAGGTCCCACCTGGGTTCAGGAATGTAGCCCTTCTCCACGCCCAGGCGGCATAGAGCAAACAGGACTCGTGAGAGCAGGTACATGTTGATCTGCAGGGAGGGAATGACAGAGGATTATGGGAGGGCACAGCCACTGGGAACCTTCTGCCCAACCCCTGGAGGTACTGGAGCATCTACTGCACACTGGGTCAgtgtcttgtctttcttttcttttcttttcttcttttcttttctttttctttcttccttcctccctccctccctctttctttctttctctttctttttagtttatttatttattttagtaatctttaGACCCAATGTAGAGCTCAAACCCATGGCTCCAAGCTTAAGAGTCTCATGttcttccaactaagccagccaggaacTCCTagatcagtgtttttcaaagCTAGTATGCAAGAAGATTTGAAGTGGTAGGtagtaggtattttatttttttatttttatttttttttaatttttatttatttatgatagtcacagagagagagaggcgcagagacacaggcagagggagaagcaggctccatgcaccgggagcccgatgtgggattcgatcccgggtctccaggatcgcgccctgggccaaaggcaggcgccaaaccgctgcgccacccagggatccccagtagtaggtattttaaagatttttttaatttattcatttgaaggagagagagagggaaagagagagagagagagagagagagaagggggagtggagaggcaaagagagaaggagagaatcttaagcaggctccatgcccagcgcagagtgTGACGCcaaggctcaatctcaagaccctgagattgtgacctgaggcaaaatcaagagtcagatgctcaaccaactgagccacccaggcaccctgtagtagatattttataatgttgctatttatttctataattatcATTCTTgttcattaaaatgtttagaaaatgaatatatttacatgGTTCAAAAAGGTAggggcacctagtggctcagtggttgagcatctgcctttggctcaggtcgtgatcctggggtcttgagatcgagtcccccatcggattcctcgcatggagcctgcttcttcctctgcctgtgtctctgcctctctctgtgtctctcatgaataaataaataaaattaaaaaaaaacaaaaacaaaaagcaaaacaaaaaaactgaaaggtAACCGGACACCAAAAACCACgatccacaaaaaaaaatttttaattgacaaattggggatctctgggtggcccagcggtttagcgcctgcctttggcccagggcccaatcctggagaacttggatcgagtcccacgtcgggctacctgcatggagtctgcttctccctctgtctgtgtctatgcctctctctctctctctatgtctatcatgaataaataatcttaaaaaaaataaaataaaaataaataaaattgataaattggatctcatcaaaatttaaaattgtttggTTGTGAAAGCCCATATGAAAAGGCTAAAAAGAAAAGCTGcagctgggagaaaatatttacaaacacatatctgacaaaaactagtatctggaatatatttaaaaaaaaaaactctcaaaactcaatggtaaaaaaagaaaaaatccaattagaaaatgagcaaaagatgcAAACAGATGTTTGAACTGGTTccacagatggaaaataagcacatgTAAAGATGTTCCCTAATgtttagccattagggaaatgcaaattaaaaccacaatgagaagcACTACACacctatcaaaatggctaaaaaaaatgtgataaaccAAATGCTGGTTAGGATGTGGAGGAAATGGATCATTTGTATATtcctgatggaaatgtaaaatagtacagtcACTCTGTAAAATAcattggcagtttcttaaaaaattaaacatgcagggggatccctgggtggctcagtggtttagtgcctgcctttggcccagggcacaatcctggagtcccgggatcaagtcccgcgtcgggctcctggcatggagcctgcttctccctctgcctgtgtctctgcctctctctctctctgtctatcatgaatgaatgaatgaatgaatgaatgaatgaattaaacatgcagggatgcctgggtggctcagtggttgagcatttgcctttggctcagggcatgatcctagggtccaggatcgagccccacatccggctccttgcaggaagcctgcttctccctcttcctgtgtctctcatgaataaataagtaaaatcttaaaaaaaaaaaacatgcacggagggtgcctggctggctcagtaggtagaatgtgcaactcttgatctcagagttctgagtttgagcctcacatcgggtatagagattatgtaaaaataaaaatcttaaacaaaattaaacatgcatgtatcatatgacccagcaattgcaccctTGGGCATTTATTTCAGAGTAACGAAAACCTATGGTCACCCTAAAACTTGTACAAGAATCTTCTTAGCTGTATTTCTAATagccaaaagctggaaacaacccagttgtccttcagtaagtgaatgtTTTAACAAAGAGTGGTGCATCTCTGCCCTGGAATGATctatggatacacacacacaacttggatgaatctccaggG
This region of Canis lupus dingo isolate Sandy chromosome 24, ASM325472v2, whole genome shotgun sequence genomic DNA includes:
- the PXMP4 gene encoding peroxisomal membrane protein 4 isoform X3, whose protein sequence is MAIPPQLPALLHAVNALLRKRRYHAALAMLKGFRNGAVYGAKIRAPHALVMTFLFRSGRSTCTCSHESCLLYAAWAWRRATFLNPGGTYSVCSPQSCGGWCCGSLSTIGPLCSPHCSPP